Genomic DNA from Filimonas effusa:
ATCGTTTTTCAGCCTGTTGTGGAAGACTATCATGACCGGAGTTGTAGCTACTGCCAAGGGCGACTAGCCACCGGCAGTTTGATCGAGCTGCAGCACCCTGGCGGGATACCTGTCGGAATAACTGCGGATCATATTTTTAAGCACTTCGTTTTCCGGGTATACGGTCAGGTGGTCTTTTATATGGTCGATGCGGAAGGGATCTACTTTTTCCGGCAGCAGGCCCATACCAACAAAGCGGCCTTTTTCTACGAGTATGCAGGATACATCGCTGCAGATCATAGAAGTTTCGAGTATGGCGTAGGTACCTTTTTCGGACTGTATTTTATCGATGGCAGCCTGTACCCTGCTGTTGTAAAGTTCGGGTTCCTCTGTTAGTACAGGATCTTTTATCGAACGGTCTAAAAAGCATAAGGCTGCATTCAACCCAAACTCTCTTACCAGCTTCCAGAGGTAGCGGTGTGCATCGGTAAGCACGTTGAAGCTTAGCAGTGGCTCGAGGAGTTTTCTTTTTTTATCGATAGCCAGGCGCTGGTAACCGCGTGCGTCTTCGAAGACATAGATACCCAGCAGTTGTTCCGCATGTTTCTGGCTTTGGTTGTAGGCGGGCCATAAACGTTTTATTTCAATGCTTTCGAGGATAGCTGCCGTTAATTCTGTAGGGCAGTCCCTGAAGCTGATGCGGCGGATTTCGCGCAGGAAAGCCTGTCGTTTTTTGCTGGTATCCATGCCGGTAAAATGGCTTAACACTCTTTTCCGGACAGATTTTGCTTTTCCTACATAAATGACATTGTCTTTTGCATCGTGGAAATAGTAGACACCTGGTGTTAACGGCAGCGCCTTTATTTGTTCTTTGCCCACATGCGGTGGCAGTATTTGTTCGCTTGCTTCTTTTTTGAGGAATTCGCGGATCATTTTGTCGCCACCTTTCTGCAAAATGCGTTCAAAGAGGATAGCGGTTGCATCGGCGTCTCCTCCTGCCCTATGGCGGCCATGTACGGGAATATCCATCGAGCGGCAGAGACTGCCCAGGCCATATTTAGGGAATCCCGGAAACGCCTTACGGCTTAAACGTAAAGTGCATAGTTTCCTTGCATTCCAGTCGATGCCAACCTGTTGTAAATGATAGCGGATGAAAGAATAGTCGAAGTTAACATTATGGGCAACGAAGATGCGTCCTTGCAACAGCCGGTGAATATTACCTGCCACGTCTTTGAAAAGCGGCGCCGAGGCCACCATACTGTTGGAAATGCCTGTTAATCCGGCTACATAAGCCGGGATAGGCACCAAGGGGTTTATTAACGTGCTGAACCTGCCCTCCACCTGCCTGCCGTCATGTAAAACAATGGCTATTTCGGTGATACCATTGTCTTGTGCGTGGCTGCCGGTCGTTTCTATATCCACAATTGCATACATACCTTCAGCAAACTAATTAAAATTTCAGATACTTTATACTTTACGTGTATTTTGCGGGCATATTTTAATCCGGATGAAGACAAAAAAGGAAGCGGCGCTCGGTTTCATCTTTGTGACCATGCTCATAGATGTAATCGGATTCGGGATCATCATACCAGTAATACCGAAACTGATCCAGCAGCTTGAGAGCTGTACTGTTAGTGAGGCTGCGCGATATGGCGGCTGGCTGATGGTTGCTTATTCTGTGATGCAATTTGTATTTGCGCCTGTGCTGGGCAATTTATCGGATAGATATGGCCGCCGGCCTATCCTGCTTTTTTCGCTGCTGGGCTTTGGTATTGATTACATGCTTACGGGTTTCTCTCCCAATATAGAATGGTTGTTTGCAGGGCGGATCATCGCCGGGATCACGGGGGCAAGTTTCAGTACGGCCAGCGCATATATTGCCGACGTAAGCACGCCGGAGAAAAAAGCCCAGAATTTTGGGATGGTAGGCGTGGCATTTGGCCTGGGATTCATTATAGGGCCTGTATTAGGCGGTTACCTGGGCAAGCTGGGTCCGCGTGTCCCTTTTTTCGCTGCGGCGGCTCTTGCACTTCTAAATGCGCTTTATGGCTTTCTGTTACTGCCAGAGTCGCTGGCCAGGGAAAACAGGCGGGCATTCAGCTGGCAGCGTGCCAATCCTGTTGGCGCCTTTAAACAGTTGGGGAAGTACCCTGCGATAGCGGCGCTGGCCACGTCGATCACATTGTTATATGTTGCCGGATTTGCCATGCAAAGCACGTGGACATTCTTTGCCATTGAAAAATTCGGCTGGACGGAAGCGATGGTAGGCAATTCGCTTGGATTTGTGGGGCTGCTTGTGGGGATAGTGCAGGGTGGTTTGATACGGGTAGTGCATCCTATACTTGGCCAGCAAAGAAGTGTTGTAGTAGGTTTATTACTTTATACTCTAGGGTTTACCTTATTCGGGTTTGCCAGCCAGAGCTGGATGCTTTATGCGTTTATGATACCTTATGCGCTTGGCGGCATATCGGGCCCTGCGCTGCAGGGAATTATTTCGAACCATGTTCCTGCTACGGAGCAAGGCGAGTTACAGGGGGCGCTTACGGGGTTGATGAGTGGCAGCGCTATTATCGGGCCGATGCTGATGACAAATGTTTTTGCGTGGTTTACGAGCCCCGGTGCACCGGTACAACTTCCCGGCGCTCCGTTCCTGCTGGGCGGACTGCTAACGCTTATAGCCACGTTATTAGCTGTAAGAAGCTTTAAAAAGGATAAAAGTTTTACTTTCGCCGGCAAATAATAGTATTTATGGGAGTAGCAGATCAACTGGCCAAACTGAAAGCCGACAAAGCAGCCGCCAACCTCGCCGCAGGTGAAGCATTTTTGAATACGAATAAGGAAAGAGCAGAGGTTGTTACCCTGCCCAGCGGATTACAGTACGAGGTGCTTACCACCGGTACCGGCGCCAAACCTACCGCCACTCAAACAGTAACCTGCCATTATCATGGAACAATGATAGACGGTACTGTTTTCGATAGTTCCGTTCAAAGGAATCAACCAGCCAGCTTCCCGCTGAATATGGTGATCAAGGGATGGACCGAAGGTTTGCAGCTGATGCCTACCGGCAGCAAATGGCGCTTTTTCATTCCTCCGCATCTGGGTTATGGCGACAGGCAGGTAGGACCTGTTATAGGCCCTAACAGCACCCTTATTTTCGATGTAGAGCTGCTGAGCATCGCTTAACAATAAAACGATTATCGCAGAGGGCTGACCATTATCTGGCCAGCCCTTTTTTATTTCCTGATCCGCAGTTTTGGATGGGATTAGAAATATAGGAGAAAGTTTGCGCCGGGAGATAGTTGTACGCAATATCAAAATCATGATGGAATACAACGACGACCAATTGTTGGCGCATTTGAGAAAAGGCAGTACAACTGCCTTTAAATTAATTTACAACAAGTATGCATTGTTCCTAGCCTTTGAGGCGCATCTCATTCTCGATAATGCCCATGATACTGCCATAGCAGTAGACCAGGTATTTGAGGAGTTGCGGCAGGACCCCTCAAAGGTGAATGACACCCTAGAGAATTATCTTTCCGCACAGGTCTGGGAACAATGTAAGGCTATGCGGAAAGCGGGCCACCCTCCTATCGAGCAGCAGCTCAAAACTGCCATTTCGCTCGGAGAGCGTTTGAAGCAGGCTATCGGCCATATAGAAAAGCGGCTTTCGCAGCAGCAACCTCCTCAATCCGATAACGAGGAGTAGAGCTGCTATTTATAGCCCAGTTTATCGAGGTAGCGCATGGCATAAAAGATGGTGCTCATGTGCATGGCCTGAACGATGCGTTTTTCCTCGAGTAACTGCAGGAATTCGCTCCATTCGAGTTCCAGGATCTCGATCTCTTCGTTTTCGTCGAGATGCTGGTCCTGTACTTTTTTGCCGCCGGTAGCCACAAACATATGCATGAGGTTTGAATTGGTGCTGGGGTTAGCAGAGGTGCGTCCCAGGTAGTGCACTGTTTCAAAAGCATAACCGGTTTCTTCGAGCAGTTCGCGCCGGATGGCGTCTTCATGTGTGTCGTCGGTATCGTCTACACAGCCACCGGGTAATTCAATGCATACCTCGCCCAGGGCCTGCCTGAACTGTTTAACCATTATCACTTTACCGTCTTCGGTAAGGGGCAATGCAGTAGCCCAGTCGGTATATTCCAGCACATAATAGGGATCAACGATCTTTCCCGAAGGTGTTTTACAGGTATCTTTGCGGGCTGTTAACCAGCGGTCTTTAAAAATGTATTCTGAAGAAAGCGTTTTCCAGTTCAAAACATCGCTCATAGTATATTTCTTTTATTTTTAATGCAGGCTGTCAATATTATGCTTGCTATTCGTCCCGTAATGCCTTTCCTGTTAAATGGATGAATACATCTTCGAGATTGGCTTTTTTCACTTCTTTTGGGCGTTCGAATCCTGAATCAACCAATTCATCGACGAGGTGGTCGGGTGTATTTAGTGCTATAATAGTGCCACTATCTACGATAGCTACCCTATCGCAGAGGATCTCGGCTTCGTCCATGTAGTGCGTGGTTATGATAACGGTGGTTCCTTTGCTGCGTATATCGCGTACCAGTTCCCACAGGTTCCTGCGTGCCTGGGGGTCGAGGCCCGTGGTAGGTTCATCGAGGAAAATGATCTTTGGTTCGTTGATAAGCGTTGTTGCGATCGAAAATCGTTGTTTTTGTCCGCCGCTGAGCTCTTTGAACTTGTTTTTCGCTTTATCGCGGAGGTTCACTTTATCGAGAAGCTCCAGGGCGTTCACGTTCCTGTTATACAGGCCTGCAAACAGGTGTATGAGTTCGGTGAGGTTGAGGGCGGGATAATAACCTGAGGTCTGCAACTGAACACCTATAATCTTTTTGATATCATTGGGAGACTCATCGAGATTGAAACCGTCGACGAACACTTCGCCGGCTGTTTTTGTACGTAAGGTTTCAATGATCTCGAGCGTGGTAGACTTACCGGCGCCATTGGGTCCGAGCAAGCCAAAGATCTCTCCTTCAAAAACATCGAAGCTGATACCTTTTACCGCTTCAAAGTCGCCGTATTTTTTTACAAGATTCTTTACAGAGATAATTGCTTTTTGCATATCTGCAGCAAGTTAGCCAAAGATGTCCGAATTCAGGCGTTCCGGGCTATTTACGAAGGAAGATTTGTGTGAAGTAGATAACACCGTTCTTGTCTTTGGCGACGCCAATACCGGTAAGATTATAGTCGCCTTCAATGTTACGTTTGTGACCGGGGCTATGCAGCCATCCGTCGACCACTTTTTCTGCTGTTAATTCGCCGTAGGCAACGTTTTCAGCCGCTGCGTTAATGGTTCCGGTGGCTTGTTTACGGATAGCGGTGATACGGGATTCGAAACCATCGTGCCCGAACTTCGTTTTGCCGCTGGCCATATCGCGGCTATGGATG
This window encodes:
- a CDS encoding TCR/Tet family MFS transporter, coding for MKTKKEAALGFIFVTMLIDVIGFGIIIPVIPKLIQQLESCTVSEAARYGGWLMVAYSVMQFVFAPVLGNLSDRYGRRPILLFSLLGFGIDYMLTGFSPNIEWLFAGRIIAGITGASFSTASAYIADVSTPEKKAQNFGMVGVAFGLGFIIGPVLGGYLGKLGPRVPFFAAAALALLNALYGFLLLPESLARENRRAFSWQRANPVGAFKQLGKYPAIAALATSITLLYVAGFAMQSTWTFFAIEKFGWTEAMVGNSLGFVGLLVGIVQGGLIRVVHPILGQQRSVVVGLLLYTLGFTLFGFASQSWMLYAFMIPYALGGISGPALQGIISNHVPATEQGELQGALTGLMSGSAIIGPMLMTNVFAWFTSPGAPVQLPGAPFLLGGLLTLIATLLAVRSFKKDKSFTFAGK
- a CDS encoding FKBP-type peptidyl-prolyl cis-trans isomerase, with amino-acid sequence MGVADQLAKLKADKAAANLAAGEAFLNTNKERAEVVTLPSGLQYEVLTTGTGAKPTATQTVTCHYHGTMIDGTVFDSSVQRNQPASFPLNMVIKGWTEGLQLMPTGSKWRFFIPPHLGYGDRQVGPVIGPNSTLIFDVELLSIA
- a CDS encoding CAP domain-containing protein codes for the protein MENDILKEVNAYRKKTGRSPLQMMDAASAQAAIHSRDMASGKTKFGHDGFESRITAIRKQATGTINAAAENVAYGELTAEKVVDGWLHSPGHKRNIEGDYNLTGIGVAKDKNGVIYFTQIFLRK
- a CDS encoding exonuclease domain-containing protein, with protein sequence MYAIVDIETTGSHAQDNGITEIAIVLHDGRQVEGRFSTLINPLVPIPAYVAGLTGISNSMVASAPLFKDVAGNIHRLLQGRIFVAHNVNFDYSFIRYHLQQVGIDWNARKLCTLRLSRKAFPGFPKYGLGSLCRSMDIPVHGRHRAGGDADATAILFERILQKGGDKMIREFLKKEASEQILPPHVGKEQIKALPLTPGVYYFHDAKDNVIYVGKAKSVRKRVLSHFTGMDTSKKRQAFLREIRRISFRDCPTELTAAILESIEIKRLWPAYNQSQKHAEQLLGIYVFEDARGYQRLAIDKKRKLLEPLLSFNVLTDAHRYLWKLVREFGLNAALCFLDRSIKDPVLTEEPELYNSRVQAAIDKIQSEKGTYAILETSMICSDVSCILVEKGRFVGMGLLPEKVDPFRIDHIKDHLTVYPENEVLKNMIRSYSDRYPARVLQLDQTAGG
- a CDS encoding NUDIX hydrolase — its product is MSDVLNWKTLSSEYIFKDRWLTARKDTCKTPSGKIVDPYYVLEYTDWATALPLTEDGKVIMVKQFRQALGEVCIELPGGCVDDTDDTHEDAIRRELLEETGYAFETVHYLGRTSANPSTNSNLMHMFVATGGKKVQDQHLDENEEIEILELEWSEFLQLLEEKRIVQAMHMSTIFYAMRYLDKLGYK
- a CDS encoding ABC transporter ATP-binding protein produces the protein MQKAIISVKNLVKKYGDFEAVKGISFDVFEGEIFGLLGPNGAGKSTTLEIIETLRTKTAGEVFVDGFNLDESPNDIKKIIGVQLQTSGYYPALNLTELIHLFAGLYNRNVNALELLDKVNLRDKAKNKFKELSGGQKQRFSIATTLINEPKIIFLDEPTTGLDPQARRNLWELVRDIRSKGTTVIITTHYMDEAEILCDRVAIVDSGTIIALNTPDHLVDELVDSGFERPKEVKKANLEDVFIHLTGKALRDE